A genomic window from Paenibacillus sp. FSL K6-0276 includes:
- a CDS encoding sugar ABC transporter substrate-binding protein, with the protein MYKKITGILLSALMVFALVGCNSGTESKKEDAAKGDKQNVELKMFFWDKNQEPGLKAMADDFMAKNPTYKITVETIPWNEYWTKLQAAATGGDMPDIVVMHPDQVENYAQGGMLMDLTDMLTNSQTANKDKFPQYVVDDFEVDGKYYGVPKDVGTLALVYNKDLFDQAKVPYPNDNWTWDDMMNAAQKITDKSKGIYGIAAQNDGQNFYWNLIWQNGGDMFSKDGKTSTFDSQEAIDAVKYGVSFIEKGYSPTIADFANLSPNKYFSSGKVGMVFDGSWMLTEYLAVKDLNFDVAELPKGKERAAIASGMAFSVSAKTKNKDASLKFVEYLGSKEAQEIGAKLGISIPAYENIADPWVAGFKTIDASPFVKVIEYGHRSPGLNTSNEGSAVVHKYMPEVFSMKRPVDDGLKQIAKEINALNK; encoded by the coding sequence ATGTATAAAAAAATAACGGGTATTTTGCTAAGTGCTTTGATGGTTTTTGCACTTGTAGGATGCAACTCGGGTACCGAAAGCAAGAAAGAAGACGCTGCTAAAGGCGACAAACAAAACGTTGAATTAAAAATGTTTTTCTGGGATAAAAACCAGGAACCCGGACTTAAAGCCATGGCCGACGATTTTATGGCCAAAAATCCAACTTACAAGATTACGGTAGAAACCATTCCGTGGAACGAATATTGGACGAAACTTCAAGCAGCCGCTACTGGCGGCGATATGCCGGATATCGTAGTCATGCATCCCGACCAAGTGGAGAATTATGCACAGGGCGGCATGCTCATGGATTTGACGGATATGCTAACGAATAGCCAAACAGCCAACAAGGACAAATTCCCGCAATATGTAGTAGATGACTTTGAAGTAGACGGTAAATATTACGGAGTGCCGAAAGACGTTGGAACCTTGGCTTTAGTCTATAACAAAGATTTGTTTGATCAAGCAAAGGTACCTTACCCGAATGACAATTGGACATGGGACGACATGATGAACGCGGCGCAGAAAATAACGGATAAATCAAAGGGCATCTACGGTATTGCCGCACAAAATGATGGTCAAAACTTTTATTGGAATCTAATTTGGCAAAACGGCGGCGACATGTTTTCAAAGGACGGCAAAACCAGCACCTTTGATTCGCAGGAAGCAATCGATGCTGTGAAATATGGGGTATCCTTTATTGAGAAAGGTTACTCGCCGACTATCGCAGATTTTGCCAACTTGTCACCCAATAAATATTTTTCATCTGGAAAAGTCGGGATGGTGTTTGACGGTTCCTGGATGTTGACTGAATATCTTGCCGTGAAAGATCTGAATTTCGATGTGGCGGAGCTGCCGAAAGGTAAAGAGCGTGCTGCGATTGCCAGCGGTATGGCGTTCTCGGTTTCAGCAAAAACAAAGAATAAGGATGCCTCATTGAAATTTGTGGAGTACCTGGGGTCTAAAGAGGCGCAGGAGATTGGAGCGAAATTGGGTATTTCCATCCCGGCATATGAAAATATAGCAGATCCTTGGGTTGCCGGCTTTAAAACCATTGATGCGTCCCCATTCGTAAAAGTTATCGAATATGGACATCGCAGTCCTGGACTTAATACAAGCAATGAGGGATCGGCGGTTGTTCACAAATATATGCCTGAAGTCTTCTCCATGAAACGGCCTGTTGATGACGGTTTAAAACAAATAGCGAAAGAGATCAACGCCCTAAATAAATAG
- a CDS encoding AraC family transcriptional regulator, with amino-acid sequence MDHIKKQDGYFSEKLIILPDNIISECAMHPLIRPLFISDIGFFPRLISHYHKRPTGSEAHIVIYCITGEGWVSLNGQKKQIMHKGSIIVIPAHMPHEYASSKTNPWTIYWFHMKGENASAFFEGIDQYATPTHITVEKSTTFIELFNECYDLLEKGYSLNRIIYVSQLACHLAALIRFSQQQPHIKLNHKKKHDIEHSLQFMTEHLETNISLQELADRADLSVPHFSLLFRKTTGYSPIDYYLRLKIQLACQHLDLTEQSVKEISIRLGFNDPYYFSRTFKKIMGKSPTDYRNTRKG; translated from the coding sequence ATGGATCATATAAAAAAACAAGACGGCTACTTTTCAGAAAAATTGATCATCCTTCCAGATAATATTATTTCTGAATGCGCAATGCATCCGCTCATCCGACCTCTTTTTATTTCAGACATTGGATTTTTCCCGCGTTTGATATCTCACTATCATAAGCGCCCCACAGGCAGCGAAGCTCATATCGTGATCTACTGTATCACAGGAGAAGGGTGGGTTAGCCTTAATGGTCAAAAGAAGCAAATCATGCATAAAGGATCAATCATAGTTATTCCCGCTCATATGCCCCACGAATATGCCTCTTCAAAAACCAATCCATGGACTATTTATTGGTTTCATATGAAGGGGGAGAATGCCTCTGCATTTTTTGAAGGCATCGATCAATATGCTACACCTACCCATATAACCGTCGAGAAATCCACCACATTTATTGAGCTCTTTAATGAATGCTACGATCTTCTGGAGAAAGGATATTCGTTAAACCGAATTATTTACGTCTCTCAATTGGCCTGTCATCTCGCAGCTTTAATTCGATTCTCGCAGCAACAGCCACACATAAAATTGAATCATAAGAAGAAACACGATATTGAACACTCGCTCCAGTTCATGACAGAGCACTTGGAGACGAATATCTCCTTGCAAGAGTTAGCTGATCGTGCTGATCTCTCTGTCCCTCATTTTTCTTTACTATTCAGAAAAACGACTGGCTACTCGCCAATCGATTACTATTTGCGACTCAAAATACAGCTAGCCTGCCAACATCTTGACTTAACCGAGCAAAGCGTCAAAGAAATTAGCATTCGACTTGGGTTCAATGATCCTTACTATTTTTCGCGAACTTTCAAAAAAATAATGGGGAAGTCTCCTACCGATTATCGTAATACACGAAAGGGGTAA
- a CDS encoding HAMP domain-containing sensor histidine kinase, whose amino-acid sequence MDKKRTWIGKLHLELILAATLSLAISAIFFVILQFATTSVLDHYFETSEYMDKKNNQTASELQNFITENKLSVTDTDKILKWVKEQKVVFVGISVDNRIVFNSSQYNTPEYERYGFDGDMPWFKKYTITFSDTEATAYLMGFFDYRTYVNLYYAEVVMSVLLFIVILTLLIRNKLNYITLLEKEIKILEGGNLKYAITVQGNDELTSLASSLNDMRVSFINQIETEEKARLANKELITALSHDLRTPLTTQTGYLEILKEKHWSTQEEHDRYVEKCLATCEQMKQMTDRLFEYFLAFKSDMDEPEMELKEFNSLELFMQLISEKTFLLEEQGFTFTISVSETDFKIKVYISSLLRIFDNIFSNLMKYADKTENIRISIEADEHYYMIQFDNHIYEQNEKNASTKIGLGNIRKLMEQQQGKLIIHEGDKHFSLKLKFPIVY is encoded by the coding sequence TTGGATAAAAAAAGAACCTGGATAGGAAAACTGCATTTGGAACTTATCTTGGCCGCAACGCTTTCATTGGCTATTTCAGCTATATTCTTTGTTATCCTACAATTTGCCACTACCTCTGTTCTTGATCATTATTTTGAAACATCAGAATACATGGATAAAAAGAACAACCAAACAGCCTCCGAGCTGCAAAATTTTATTACAGAAAATAAGCTATCAGTTACAGATACCGATAAAATTCTCAAATGGGTTAAGGAACAAAAGGTCGTTTTTGTAGGAATATCCGTTGATAATAGAATTGTATTTAATTCTTCTCAGTACAACACGCCGGAGTATGAAAGATATGGCTTTGATGGAGATATGCCGTGGTTTAAAAAGTACACGATTACTTTTTCCGATACAGAAGCGACTGCATATTTGATGGGTTTTTTTGATTACCGGACATATGTGAATTTATATTATGCAGAGGTTGTTATGTCTGTTCTGCTGTTTATTGTCATACTTACGCTGTTGATACGAAATAAGCTGAATTATATTACCCTACTAGAGAAAGAAATCAAAATACTAGAGGGCGGGAATCTAAAGTATGCCATCACAGTCCAAGGAAATGATGAACTGACGTCCTTGGCAAGCAGTCTGAATGATATGCGGGTATCGTTTATCAATCAAATAGAAACAGAGGAAAAGGCGCGGCTTGCCAACAAGGAGTTGATCACCGCTCTGTCTCATGATCTTCGTACACCACTGACAACACAGACGGGTTATTTAGAAATCCTGAAGGAAAAACATTGGTCAACGCAAGAGGAACATGATCGGTATGTAGAAAAATGTCTGGCCACCTGTGAGCAGATGAAGCAAATGACAGACCGGTTATTTGAATACTTTTTGGCATTTAAAAGTGATATGGATGAACCGGAAATGGAGTTGAAGGAATTTAATTCACTCGAACTGTTTATGCAGTTAATTTCTGAAAAAACATTCCTTTTGGAAGAGCAAGGGTTTACCTTTACGATTTCAGTATCTGAGACGGACTTTAAGATTAAGGTATATATAAGTTCCTTATTACGGATTTTCGATAATATATTTTCTAACTTGATGAAGTATGCCGATAAAACAGAGAATATACGAATATCCATCGAAGCCGATGAACACTACTACATGATTCAGTTTGATAATCATATTTATGAGCAAAATGAAAAAAATGCAAGTACAAAAATAGGGTTGGGAAATATAAGGAAATTAATGGAACAGCAACAAGGAAAATTGATCATACATGAGGGTGATAAACATTTTTCGTTGAAGCTTAAATTTCCTATCGTTTATTAA
- a CDS encoding response regulator transcription factor encodes MDQKNILIVDDHPEIREILRVLLRSGGYHVIEAVNGTEALELLNQSIDLVILDIMMPGISGLKTCEKIREDYNVPILFLTAKTQDSDKSMGLLMGGDDYLAKPFSHSELTARVKALLRRYHEYKGKDTVERDHYLRIADMQINKDFNEVFLNGEEINLTEIEYQILRLMVSYPRKIFSTQMLYESVWNEPYFYTSNGTVMVHIRKLRLKLEDDPQNPKRIVTVWGKGYHIG; translated from the coding sequence ATGGATCAAAAAAATATTTTAATCGTTGACGATCACCCGGAAATCCGTGAAATACTCAGAGTTTTATTAAGAAGTGGAGGATACCATGTCATCGAGGCAGTGAATGGAACAGAAGCTTTGGAACTGCTGAATCAATCGATTGACCTCGTTATTTTGGACATTATGATGCCGGGGATATCAGGATTAAAAACCTGTGAAAAGATCAGAGAAGACTATAATGTTCCTATTCTTTTTCTGACCGCCAAAACACAGGACTCTGATAAATCGATGGGCCTTCTGATGGGTGGGGATGATTATCTTGCGAAACCCTTTTCTCATTCTGAACTGACAGCAAGGGTAAAGGCATTGCTGCGAAGGTACCATGAGTATAAGGGAAAAGATACTGTCGAACGCGATCATTATTTAAGAATTGCTGACATGCAAATCAATAAGGACTTTAACGAGGTTTTCCTTAACGGGGAGGAAATAAATCTGACCGAAATCGAGTATCAGATCCTAAGGCTGATGGTAAGTTACCCTAGAAAGATTTTCTCGACACAAATGTTATACGAATCCGTATGGAACGAGCCTTATTTCTACACTTCGAACGGAACGGTGATGGTGCATATCCGAAAGCTGCGCCTCAAGCTGGAAGACGACCCGCAGAACCCTAAGCGTATTGTTACCGTATGGGGAAAGGGGTATCATATTGGATAA
- a CDS encoding CDP-alcohol phosphatidyltransferase family protein translates to MIGYYNYTVVLTYLGMLISFAGIMNAMNGDVKGAVICLILSGVCDMFDGKIASTRTRTSSEKRFGIQIDSLSDFLSFGVLPAVIGYCLNQVSKGYFYIACIYVLCALIRLAYFNVNEEERQRDTTAARSTYQGLPVTTAAIIIPVTYVISSMMNQSFVYSFGLACMAICFLLPIKVKKPNRKGNMIIGIAGSIELVLLMIGVGGY, encoded by the coding sequence ATGATTGGTTATTATAACTACACAGTAGTGCTTACTTATTTAGGAATGCTGATTTCTTTCGCAGGGATCATGAATGCAATGAATGGAGATGTAAAAGGCGCGGTGATCTGCCTTATCCTTTCGGGAGTTTGTGATATGTTTGATGGGAAAATTGCCAGCACCAGAACCAGGACGAGCTCGGAAAAGCGCTTTGGAATCCAGATTGATTCGTTAAGCGACTTCCTTAGTTTTGGTGTATTGCCCGCGGTCATTGGATATTGCCTTAACCAGGTAAGCAAGGGCTACTTTTATATCGCATGTATTTATGTATTGTGCGCCTTGATCCGCCTTGCCTACTTCAATGTGAATGAAGAAGAAAGACAGAGAGATACTACGGCTGCAAGATCAACCTATCAAGGACTTCCAGTAACGACAGCAGCAATCATCATCCCTGTAACTTATGTAATAAGTTCGATGATGAATCAATCCTTCGTATATTCTTTCGGATTAGCTTGTATGGCCATATGTTTCTTGCTTCCGATAAAAGTTAAAAAACCGAACAGGAAGGGGAACATGATCATCGGAATTGCCGGATCTATTGAACTTGTTCTCCTTATGATAGGAGTTGGAGGGTATTAA
- a CDS encoding VTT domain-containing protein, protein MDASNKIKKGFLIATVVLLLVPALFILKGYFDGAFSSMSASQIYIGQLGWWGPITLTLFQALQVVVPVLPGWLGCAVGAVVFGPVVGFICNFIGISAGSIAAFWLTRKYGVKLVKSIIKEEKYEKYACWISNKKSYSLTLWLMILLPFAPDDFFCFFSGLTKMSAKKFTWIIITAKPWCILLYSIFFGVFALN, encoded by the coding sequence TTGGATGCAAGTAACAAAATAAAAAAAGGATTCCTGATTGCGACCGTTGTTTTACTTTTAGTTCCCGCTCTGTTTATTTTAAAAGGATACTTTGACGGGGCTTTTAGCTCTATGTCAGCATCTCAAATATATATCGGGCAGCTTGGTTGGTGGGGACCCATTACGCTGACACTCTTCCAAGCACTTCAAGTAGTAGTTCCAGTCCTTCCGGGCTGGTTAGGATGCGCTGTGGGAGCGGTAGTGTTTGGACCTGTCGTGGGATTCATTTGTAATTTTATTGGAATTAGTGCAGGGTCTATTGCCGCTTTTTGGCTTACCAGAAAATACGGCGTTAAACTTGTAAAGAGTATCATTAAAGAAGAAAAATATGAGAAGTACGCATGCTGGATCAGCAATAAAAAAAGTTATTCGCTGACGCTTTGGCTCATGATCTTATTACCGTTTGCACCGGATGACTTTTTCTGCTTTTTTTCAGGTTTGACTAAGATGAGTGCAAAAAAATTTACATGGATTATCATTACCGCGAAGCCATGGTGTATATTACTGTACAGCATATTTTTCGGCGTTTTCGCATTGAATTGA
- a CDS encoding chloride channel protein, with the protein MKFLGAGTFILYSIVTGGIVGLFVWSFLAILSVTTRFLWVDLPNVIDIGYWTLIVSVVGGILIGLSQKYLGNYPRLTDEVVAEFKQTKRIDYRSVFKGAIIAICVLSFGASLGPEAALVGIVGGLSTWAGDVLKSLVKKKSVLNEHGDIIIEYSIETTMGMVFRAPLFGVSTLFEDNKESRYIKLIKTIVYSLTTAAGFSVFILLSKIDNRQFSIADFGTPTLGGYEILAIIPLILLGVLLAKLYELFSHSAQKVLKPLENYKVIRAVIGGIVLGLVGTILPITLFSGEHELTELAAKWTDMSVYLLLAIGILKLFLTEFCLASGWRGGHIFPIIFAGVSIGYGIASLFSIDPVTSIAIVTTSLTSAVLRKPLAVLLLLIMIFQVKLFIPMLIAAYLPVYLLKLKRG; encoded by the coding sequence ATGAAGTTTTTAGGAGCAGGTACTTTTATTCTATATAGCATCGTTACAGGAGGGATTGTTGGGCTTTTCGTATGGAGCTTTCTCGCTATTCTTTCTGTAACGACTCGCTTTTTATGGGTTGATTTGCCGAATGTAATTGATATTGGATATTGGACACTAATCGTGAGTGTAGTTGGCGGTATTTTGATAGGTTTATCTCAAAAGTACCTTGGTAATTATCCGCGATTAACAGATGAGGTAGTAGCAGAATTCAAGCAAACAAAAAGAATTGATTACAGATCAGTGTTTAAGGGCGCCATAATTGCAATTTGTGTACTTTCTTTTGGAGCCAGTCTTGGTCCCGAGGCGGCTTTGGTCGGGATTGTAGGAGGCCTTTCTACGTGGGCAGGAGATGTTTTGAAATCATTAGTAAAGAAAAAATCTGTATTAAATGAACATGGAGATATCATCATCGAATATAGTATTGAGACAACAATGGGTATGGTTTTTAGGGCGCCGCTATTTGGAGTTAGTACATTGTTTGAAGATAATAAAGAATCAAGGTATATTAAGCTAATAAAGACAATTGTATATTCATTAACTACTGCCGCAGGTTTTTCTGTATTTATTCTATTATCCAAAATAGATAACAGACAATTTTCCATAGCGGACTTTGGTACACCAACATTAGGCGGATATGAAATATTAGCTATAATTCCGCTGATCCTTTTAGGAGTATTGCTTGCAAAATTATATGAATTATTTAGTCATAGTGCCCAAAAAGTACTTAAACCACTTGAAAATTATAAAGTCATTAGAGCTGTTATTGGCGGGATAGTACTAGGATTAGTCGGTACGATTCTCCCTATTACTTTATTTTCGGGGGAGCATGAGTTAACCGAATTAGCTGCTAAGTGGACCGATATGTCAGTTTATTTATTATTGGCAATAGGTATTTTAAAGCTATTTTTAACTGAATTTTGTTTAGCCTCTGGTTGGCGTGGAGGACATATCTTTCCTATTATTTTTGCAGGGGTAAGCATAGGCTATGGAATTGCGTCGTTATTCTCGATAGATCCGGTAACATCCATTGCCATAGTCACTACATCTCTAACCAGTGCAGTACTCCGGAAGCCGCTGGCAGTTTTGTTGCTTTTAATCATGATCTTCCAAGTGAAGCTGTTTATACCTATGTTAATTGCAGCATATTTGCCAGTGTATTTATTAAAGCTGAAACGGGGATAA
- a CDS encoding DUF1259 domain-containing protein, which translates to MVEQVKASPRFRRLCNQFSTILGGTEHEITKGPVCFVTRNRKINASILGRVTTSPLVRYQLFSFESLDSSGRALCLGETALFQNQVNRLLSNLRRNGIKVTAVHNHWLFENPRLMYIHWESIDNPVAFARKVKRSIAFLG; encoded by the coding sequence ATGGTCGAACAAGTGAAAGCAAGTCCCCGTTTTAGAAGACTATGTAACCAATTTTCAACCATTTTAGGTGGAACCGAGCATGAAATTACAAAGGGGCCGGTTTGTTTTGTCACCAGAAACAGGAAAATAAACGCCTCAATTTTAGGAAGAGTTACCACATCTCCATTGGTCCGTTATCAATTGTTCTCGTTTGAATCACTGGACAGTTCAGGCCGCGCACTGTGTTTAGGGGAAACAGCCCTTTTTCAGAATCAAGTCAATCGATTGCTGTCAAACCTTCGCAGGAACGGGATCAAAGTAACAGCAGTCCATAATCACTGGCTGTTTGAGAATCCACGGCTTATGTATATTCACTGGGAGTCGATCGATAATCCCGTTGCATTTGCAAGAAAAGTAAAACGTTCGATTGCCTTCTTAGGTTAA
- a CDS encoding DUF1259 domain-containing protein, whose translation MAEKVKVSPQFKRLCMQFGKILGGESEVDAGPVCFVMRMTNLRETILGRRTRSPLVQMQMFSFESLDKSGRALCLGETAVHQNQVNRLMSNLRKRGIKVTSLHNHWLNENPRLMYMHWEAIDNPIAFARKTKDSIAFLG comes from the coding sequence ATGGCAGAAAAAGTGAAGGTTAGCCCGCAATTCAAAAGACTTTGTATGCAATTCGGAAAAATTCTAGGTGGTGAATCGGAAGTTGATGCAGGTCCGGTTTGTTTTGTCATGCGCATGACGAACTTAAGGGAGACGATCCTGGGAAGAAGAACGCGCTCGCCTTTGGTGCAAATGCAAATGTTTTCGTTTGAATCTCTTGATAAGTCGGGCCGCGCGCTTTGTTTGGGCGAGACTGCCGTACATCAAAATCAAGTGAATCGATTGATGTCGAATCTCCGTAAACGTGGGATTAAAGTGACTTCGCTTCATAATCACTGGCTAAATGAAAACCCTCGTTTAATGTATATGCACTGGGAAGCCATTGACAATCCTATTGCGTTTGCTAGAAAAACCAAAGACTCCATTGCGTTCTTGGGTTAA
- a CDS encoding DNA alkylation repair protein: protein MEHRKGTRKVSDIPAEVVELLHKGELQTVNLTEWLAVDHLVLLENVLDELGFGQESKPILHRLRDSSEKKIMKLIPAIAREWQQVLDCKSEVEQSRVFTALAQHRSDSVRCWAAYMVGQNPQWSLDQKLTAIRPFAADDHFGVREISWMALRESVIAELSESIALLEDWVHDQDTNIRRFAIELTRPHGVWAKHIIALKENPAIALPLLEPLMSDQAKYVQDSVSNWLNDASKSNPAWVRQICDNWLIISDTKETKRIVTRAIRSITDQR from the coding sequence ATGGAGCATAGGAAGGGAACTCGAAAAGTTAGCGATATTCCCGCTGAGGTTGTAGAACTACTGCATAAAGGAGAATTACAGACTGTAAATCTAACGGAATGGCTTGCTGTGGATCATCTTGTGCTGTTGGAAAATGTGCTGGACGAGCTAGGTTTTGGGCAGGAATCCAAACCTATTTTACATAGGCTGCGCGATTCATCGGAAAAGAAAATAATGAAGCTCATACCGGCTATCGCGCGGGAGTGGCAACAAGTATTGGACTGCAAATCAGAGGTGGAACAATCCCGGGTATTCACAGCTTTAGCACAGCATCGTTCCGATAGTGTTCGGTGCTGGGCTGCTTATATGGTTGGTCAGAATCCACAATGGAGTCTAGATCAAAAACTAACAGCAATACGTCCTTTTGCAGCTGATGATCATTTTGGGGTGCGTGAGATTTCTTGGATGGCTTTAAGGGAATCGGTGATTGCAGAGTTGAGCGAATCCATTGCATTGTTAGAGGACTGGGTTCATGATCAAGATACGAATATTAGGAGATTTGCGATCGAATTGACACGACCACATGGGGTATGGGCGAAGCATATTATAGCGCTCAAAGAAAATCCAGCGATTGCACTTCCGCTATTAGAACCGCTTATGTCTGACCAGGCAAAATACGTTCAGGATTCTGTAAGCAATTGGTTAAATGATGCTAGTAAAAGCAATCCAGCATGGGTACGGCAAATCTGTGACAACTGGTTGATAATTTCAGATACCAAGGAAACGAAGCGGATTGTAACCCGAGCTATAAGGAGTATTACTGATCAACGTTGA
- a CDS encoding Crp/Fnr family transcriptional regulator, giving the protein MENIHYLSQFNLLQVLELDDLIEMEELTRITVVPKNTYIQTPETFSEGLFFVKKGKVRLYQLNADGKQFTSDILSEGNVFGEMDVISFGTREHYIETIEECHICTIDPTRFEEFISHRPRFLKSLLQVLSDRIKSMSQLTQNLAIGNLHDKILCVLLKLSDQLGVKNEDNYYKINVPLSHQEIANLIGASREAVTVALQELVKAEVIQTGFRTILIHRDKVLERKL; this is encoded by the coding sequence ATGGAGAATATTCATTATTTATCTCAATTCAATTTGCTTCAAGTGTTAGAACTTGATGATCTAATTGAAATGGAAGAGTTAACTCGAATAACAGTAGTCCCGAAAAATACATATATACAAACACCAGAAACCTTTTCTGAAGGATTGTTTTTTGTGAAAAAGGGGAAGGTTCGCTTATACCAATTGAACGCAGACGGTAAGCAATTTACGTCGGATATCCTCAGTGAAGGCAATGTTTTTGGTGAAATGGATGTGATTTCTTTTGGAACTAGGGAACATTACATTGAAACAATCGAGGAATGTCATATCTGCACAATTGATCCTACAAGATTTGAAGAATTCATCTCTCACCGACCTAGATTTTTGAAGTCACTACTTCAAGTATTGAGTGATCGCATAAAAAGTATGAGTCAGTTAACACAAAATCTAGCCATCGGAAATCTGCATGATAAAATATTGTGCGTTCTTTTAAAGCTATCTGATCAGCTTGGGGTTAAAAACGAGGACAATTATTACAAAATCAATGTTCCTCTTTCGCATCAAGAAATCGCTAATTTGATTGGTGCGAGCAGAGAAGCGGTTACTGTGGCATTGCAAGAATTGGTGAAAGCTGAAGTGATTCAGACAGGGTTCAGAACTATACTTATCCATCGTGATAAGGTCTTGGAAAGAAAGTTATAA
- a CDS encoding LLM class flavin-dependent oxidoreductase has protein sequence MELGISTFVETTPDVQTGETISHAERLREVVEEIVLAEQVGLDVYGVGEHHRHDYAASSPAVVLAAAASLTSKIRLTSAVMILSSADPVRVFQDFATLDGISNGRAEIMIGRGSFTESFPLFGYDLKDYEELFNEKLELLLAIQKSEKVTWSGKHRAAIDNLGIYPRPVQDPLPIWIGSAGSPESAIRTGSLGLPFVLAIIGNVLPLDYATHVQLYKKAAAEAGYDISNLPIASHSHGFIAETNELALEKFFPSTHARTNVRAKEKGTPPYHRSDYDAACSFDGALYVGDPETVANKIIHLRKHVGITRFFLHVPHGTMPHEDVMKAIRLLGTEVAPRVREEVSRWEASNR, from the coding sequence GTGGAACTTGGAATAAGTACCTTTGTCGAGACAACGCCCGATGTCCAAACGGGTGAGACAATAAGTCATGCAGAACGGCTACGTGAAGTAGTGGAGGAAATTGTACTTGCTGAACAAGTGGGACTAGATGTATACGGAGTGGGTGAGCATCATCGTCATGATTATGCGGCTTCATCACCGGCGGTTGTGTTAGCTGCGGCTGCATCGTTGACTTCCAAGATTCGGTTGACCAGTGCCGTAATGATCCTGTCTTCAGCTGATCCGGTACGGGTATTTCAGGATTTTGCAACGCTGGACGGAATTTCGAATGGACGTGCGGAGATTATGATCGGCCGTGGTTCGTTTACAGAGTCTTTTCCATTATTCGGCTATGATCTGAAAGATTATGAAGAACTGTTCAATGAAAAGCTGGAATTGTTATTAGCCATCCAAAAGTCAGAAAAAGTAACCTGGAGCGGCAAACATCGAGCGGCTATAGACAATCTGGGTATTTACCCACGACCGGTTCAAGATCCTTTACCGATTTGGATTGGAAGTGCAGGAAGTCCAGAGTCTGCGATCCGCACAGGATCACTAGGTTTGCCTTTTGTTTTAGCGATAATTGGGAATGTTCTACCGCTTGATTATGCGACACATGTGCAGCTCTACAAAAAAGCAGCGGCTGAAGCCGGATATGATATTTCAAACTTGCCCATTGCATCACACTCTCACGGGTTCATTGCTGAGACTAATGAGTTAGCACTGGAGAAGTTTTTCCCTTCAACGCATGCTCGGACCAATGTGCGGGCGAAGGAAAAAGGGACGCCACCATACCATCGTTCCGATTATGATGCAGCGTGCAGCTTTGATGGCGCTTTATACGTAGGTGATCCAGAAACAGTAGCTAACAAAATCATTCATCTGCGCAAGCATGTGGGGATTACGCGATTCTTTTTACATGTGCCCCACGGTACAATGCCTCATGAGGATGTTATGAAGGCGATTAGACTGCTGGGAACGGAAGTAGCCCCTCGTGTTCGTGAAGAAGTATCGCGCTGGGAAGCAAGTAATCGTTAA